The proteins below come from a single Aphanothece sacrum FPU1 genomic window:
- a CDS encoding YihY/virulence factor BrkB family protein: MIKFIKTKIIPSKIAQLLIRTLIKWQEDECLEMGAALAYYAIFSLFPIFLVILSIFGLILGPNTNAYSQIISFANSSLPTDAYKIVESTLVNLNESSVGAGIIGFSILFMTASRIFGALDRAVDKIWKVHEEKSTSTGLIWKIIKVINNQIIAFLLVLSTAALILVSLLSNIAIKVILKILKNVGNFIHWFKIDEALLWNTLQVGITFFLLTLVVMILFKILPSTRIKWGDIWLGALLTVSLYSLLQSLVSNGVIRIGEQFRAYGVIGSVMVLLLWIYLICQIFFLGCEFTYVYTHLFGSRSQK; the protein is encoded by the coding sequence GTGATCAAATTTATCAAAACAAAAATTATCCCCTCAAAAATAGCACAATTATTAATTCGTACTCTCATTAAATGGCAAGAAGATGAATGTTTAGAAATGGGGGCAGCATTAGCTTATTATGCTATTTTCTCTTTATTTCCTATTTTCCTTGTTATTCTCAGTATTTTCGGTTTAATCTTAGGTCCAAATACCAATGCTTATAGTCAAATTATATCCTTTGCAAATAGCTCATTACCAACAGATGCTTATAAAATTGTAGAAAGTACGTTAGTTAATTTGAATGAAAGTAGTGTCGGGGCTGGAATTATTGGATTTAGTATTTTATTTATGACAGCTAGTCGAATTTTTGGGGCTTTAGATAGGGCTGTTGATAAAATTTGGAAAGTTCATGAGGAAAAATCTACTTCGACAGGATTAATTTGGAAAATTATCAAAGTTATTAATAATCAAATTATAGCTTTTTTATTAGTTCTTAGCACGGCAGCATTAATTCTAGTCTCTTTATTATCTAATATTGCGATTAAAGTAATTTTAAAAATACTGAAAAATGTGGGAAATTTTATTCACTGGTTTAAAATAGATGAAGCCCTTCTCTGGAATACTTTGCAAGTGGGAATAACTTTTTTCCTCCTTACTTTAGTTGTTATGATATTATTTAAAATTTTACCTTCAACCCGCATAAAATGGGGTGATATCTGGTTAGGGGCTTTACTTACTGTTAGTTTATATTCTTTGTTACAAAGCTTAGTTAGTAATGGAGTTATTCGTATTGGTGAACAATTCCGCGCTTATGGGGTTATTGGTAGTGTAATGGTTCTTTTATTATGGATTTATTTAATTTGTCAAATCTTCTTTTTAGGGTGCGAATTTACCTATGTTTACACTCATTTATTTGGTAGTCGCAGTCAAAAATAA
- a CDS encoding four helix bundle protein codes for MNYERREDKPRNIRERSFDYALRAIKLYQFLQEGKDGAGWILGKQYLRSATSIGANIEEAQSGQSKADFIHKMSIAQKEARESLYWLRLLEKSEIVPTNRIHSLTQETEELIAVITTIICKTKQNHS; via the coding sequence ATGAATTATGAAAGAAGAGAAGACAAACCAAGGAATATTCGGGAACGTTCTTTTGACTATGCCCTCCGAGCAATTAAATTATATCAATTTTTACAGGAAGGAAAAGATGGTGCAGGTTGGATACTAGGAAAACAATATTTAAGATCTGCCACTTCCATTGGAGCTAATATAGAAGAGGCACAGTCAGGACAAAGTAAAGCTGATTTCATTCATAAAATGAGTATCGCTCAAAAAGAAGCAAGGGAAAGTCTATATTGGTTGCGCTTGCTAGAAAAATCAGAGATTGTTCCGACAAACCGCATTCACTCTCTCACCCAAGAAACAGAAGAACTTATCGCCGTCATTACCACCATTATCTGCAAAACAAAACAAAACCATTCATAA